A region of the Thermogladius calderae 1633 genome:
GTATAAATTGACTCGCTTGAAAAAAAGCCTACCTACTAGTTGCCATGTCCTTTAAAAACGCAAACTAACCAATTTTCCAACGGGGTTGGGATACGAGTGCTCTGGAGTACGACGTGGTAAGGTATACAGTGAGAGTTGCGCTGAGACTCAGCGTCGACGACTCGACGGTGAGCGTGAGAGACGCCGCAAGGATACAGAGGTTCCTCAGAGATAACCCCGACTACCTCGTCAAGGTTAAGAAGGGGATACTGTACTGCGGGCTATGTGGAAGGGGGCCGTTCACGAAGAGGGGCCTCTACCTCCACTTGACCAGGGTGCACGCCGAAGAGATCGCGCGGACCATTAGGCAAACCCCCGAAAGCCCGCGTAAGCCCTGAGAATCATAAGCTTTAAGGACATGAAAGGCCCACCCTAGTATAGCGCGGGACGTCTTTCTGTGTGGTGTCCCAGATGGTTAAGTTGGCTACAGTACTTGTCATACTTGTCCTACTAGCTTCTCTCCTCTACACTGCGCTCGCCTTGTACAGCGAGAAGAGCGAAATCGACAGACTCGCGCGAGAGAACGAGTCCTACTCTAACCTCTTGAACAGCCTTAACAAGACGCTCGCGGAGATCTCGGTGGAGTACTCCAGTCTACGGCAACGCTACCGTGAGCTGGAAGGCAGGTACAACGCGACCTACGCGGGGTACCAACAGGTGGTCGCATGGCTCCAGGGGAACACCTCTTACTACAAGCAGTTGTTGGCGGGGTATGAGCGGGAGATCGAGCTACTCAACAGAAGCCTGGTTAACAACATAACCTACTACGAGAGCCTTGTTAGCGCGCTGAGGAGCAATCTGAGCTACTACGTCGAGCTGGCTGGAAACCTGGGCGCTGAGCTAGAGACCGTGAGGTCGTGGCTAGCGGGGAACCAGTCCTTCTTCCTCAACCGGCTCCTGCTCGTAAGCGACGAGCTCCACTCTCTCAGGGCCGTGGTCTCGCAACCCCTTGGCGTACCGACACTGATTAGCAGTAACACGAGCTACGTAAACTCGTTCATCACTCTCAACGTGAGGCTGGCCAGAGGGCTCGACCTAGCCCTCCCGCGGGACAATCTAATTGACGCCTTGGTCAATTACACGCTCGTGAACTTCTACTACCAGTACGACCCGGTAGCGCTAAGGGACTACTGGAAACCCGTCAACGAGACCCTGATCGACAGGGGCGGGGACTGCGAAGACCTGGCGTTGTTCGTCTTCTCCTATCTCTACTCTAGGGGCTTCAACTACACATACCTAGTAGCGTTCGAGAGCAAAAGTTACGGTCACGTAGCCGTGGTTACCTACGCTGACGGCGCATGGTACTTGATAGACCTCGCCGGCAACTGGTTCAACGGGTACAGCTGGTTCTTGAAGATCGAGCTAGCCCGCGGGGCCTCCACTTACACAGTGAGAATACCGCCACTCTCGGTCCACCCAGAAGTCAAGGCCTGGCTACTCTCCAATGGGTTCGCGAGCCTAGTGAAAGTGAGGAGCGGCTACGCCCCATC
Encoded here:
- a CDS encoding transglutaminase-like domain-containing protein, giving the protein MVKLATVLVILVLLASLLYTALALYSEKSEIDRLARENESYSNLLNSLNKTLAEISVEYSSLRQRYRELEGRYNATYAGYQQVVAWLQGNTSYYKQLLAGYEREIELLNRSLVNNITYYESLVSALRSNLSYYVELAGNLGAELETVRSWLAGNQSFFLNRLLLVSDELHSLRAVVSQPLGVPTLISSNTSYVNSFITLNVRLARGLDLALPRDNLIDALVNYTLVNFYYQYDPVALRDYWKPVNETLIDRGGDCEDLALFVFSYLYSRGFNYTYLVAFESKSYGHVAVVTYADGAWYLIDLAGNWFNGYSWFLKIELARGASTYTVRIPPLSVHPEVKAWLLSNGFASLVKVRSGYAPSSSDITSIMKSWSSYWASLGYPQYRYYLVGYNVYYTSSDTGDLAGYLNNLVSGGG